A region of the Cydia fagiglandana chromosome 20, ilCydFagi1.1, whole genome shotgun sequence genome:
tggttaagtacgtttaagagaactaaatggcatatttaattaaaaaaaaaaattatttgcttttttttgtaaaaaaaaattaagtttaaaaagtaattaaatgtagcatatagcgttgttgtaacacgggcattacatttaactcaaccaaacaattgaaatctatgGGATATCAATGTTATTTCGAACATTggtcgaccgagattgtacttaagtttagtagcaaatgtatgaactcattctaaacactaatcaatatgtaaaccggccctaaggcaagtgtacacgcttgtagaggccttataggaaaaaaataaattattgattatctccgaaatggagttaattagaatatcggtgtctttgagaaagttacttgatttaagctcaggaatgcacccttgaaattaacagaaataaaaaaaaacacggtgtatattgaTATGCAATAAGtagtaaagttgacgaaatataaagtgagccgatctTGTTCCATCAAACTTGTTCGAGAGATCGactcactttatatttcgtcaaccttaAAACGTCGTGTCGTGATGACGACAGAAGTACCTATACACTGTGgctaaaaataagtgcattcccgttgccagggaggttttgggattatactgagcaacttttattatgggacccaTAGCCTTCAAAGTTCGGTTTtctaggaagtgtcctttctctatggtagttttatttattctgtgactacgTGCTACGTCTGGTAGAAATGCTAAAGATATTGTACTTGCAGTTGGCGTACGGTGCGATGGGGGGCGGCGCGGcggtggcgggcggcgcggggcaGCACGGCCCGCTGCCCGCGCAGCAGCAGAGGAACTTCCGGAAAGGTATACACCATCACTATCCAATCCATCTTGAACCTTACTACAACGAGATAAGGTCCACAAATGAGCCGCTTTACTTCAAACGCGAACTTGAATAAAATAGttagattttaatattttggCATATTATAAGAAAAGGATTTATAGGGTATATATTTTCTAATTCTTTTGTGAGTCTCTGCTATTTTTAAAGAATTTTTAAGAGTCCTTACTCCTACAGACGAGCGTATTTTGCAAAATGCTTCCTTTTTCATTCAAGATTACGACGTAACTATTagtatttattcaaaaactgataacgtacttaaataatcatttcttaaACTAGGGGCTGCAAACGttctaattttcattttctctttttgaacctaaaataaatgagttttcttagaagtctttttcaaaatttgctgTGAGAAGGGTCGTTTCGGCTCTCAATTTTGCAGTAAACAAGAATCATTTGGTATATGAATGATTACAATTCAACTCATCATATGTTATACGAGGGGCTTACATGCTTGAAAATCgaactttcatttaaaaaacatgataaaataccttccgagttttcttcatttttttggtgaaaacagggttacattacatttttttatcgctaattggacttatattttgccacaaaaaaaatcttttaacaaactgtaactttatgtttactcattaaaaaaaaatcataactataggacctaccttgccgttaatatatatttttttaaaagacctataaaTCACGCTGCAGCGACGCCGCGCGCTCATTCTCCGCCGAGCGCGCTTAGGGAACGGAcatgccggcctagccaaggtcacaatcgctatcgcttcgacaacgaaaagcattatgtctctctatcactcttccatattagcgcgacagtgacagttgcgtttcgatcgctacggagcgtaagcgattggcattttggctacgcggcctgcgcTCGATCGTCAGGCGCTCATTGCTTCGTAAACATTGAGCGAGTTCCGAGAACTGTTGTATACTATGATTAGAAAATCTTGATCCAAGGGAGAGTACATTTTTCACACCATATTAAAAATTTTAACAACCGACTCCCGCTTATGTGATAGATTTTCAGTGTTACTTGAATTCTGGTTAGGgtttgcattttaattatacCCGGACGACCTGGATGATGTCCAGGTTCTCTTGATGGAGTCAGGAATTGGCCACCgaactcctaatctactcatcttaactccatcgtgtttgggttcCATGGATTTGCCTTGACGAACACCACGGATCTAGATGaggtccaggttctcatgatggactcaggagttggtcaccagaactcctaatctacttattatcactccatcgtgtttgggttcattagatttgccctgaCGAGCATCATCTGTTTAGATGAGGTCCAGGGTCATGAGacccttctggtgaccaactcctgactccatgatGAGATGGTCACCAgaagtcctaatctactcatcataagtCCATCgggctcaatagatttgccccgaCGAGCACCATTGATCTAGATGaagtccaggttctcatgatggagtcaggagttggtcaccagaaatcCTCATCTACTCATTATAACTCCATGGTGTTTGggctcattagatttgccctgaCGAGCACCATCTATCTAGATGATGTCCAGAGTCACGAGccccttctggtgaccaactcctgactccattaaTGAGATGGAGTTAGGAGTTCGtcgccagaagtcctaatctactcatcataactccatcgtgtttgggatcaatagatttgccccgacaagcaccatcgatctagatgaagcccaggttctcatgatggagtcaggagttggtcaccagaactccGAATCTACTCATCATTAGATGaagcccaggttctcatgatggagtcaggagttggtcaccagaactccgaatctactcatcataactccatcgtatttgggctcaatagatttgccTTGACGAGCACTATCGATCTAGATGCGGTTGatagattattaatattattttattttatatacttacaaataaagcttcatttgcttcctcccttttcacatccTTAAGGGataatttttgagattaaaagtttgctatgttattccccggggctcaaactatctctgtacctaccaaatatgaactaaattgaatattttaaactttcgcgttttgaacatacccgaacatattaactcacataccCGCGTTacacccgtctataatgtgggtttaactaaattggttcagcagtttaagtgtgaagaggaattaaaaaaagtattttttttcttcatattttatgtgtttttacttcggaatggtgacacctgatgatgatgatgataatgacaatgaattcggcacccccgatttatacgaaaatgatactaaacttggcctagtggcttaaatgatacagatatcaagatcaagttgtgaGCCCCCCCACCCCCCGCCCCCTccgccccctaaaaatttacatcaaaaatctgggtggcagAGAGTTGTTACATTGTTAGTACTctcaaatttattgtttttatacaggatggccaaaaaataagtgctttTCCGTTGCTAGCAAGAAAATGGTTGCTAAAAAatgtaccctcccatagaaaatggactagccaaaatctatgaaacagtaattttttttttgcgatttcggtgtaggtcccatactaaaatttgctcagtataatcactaaagctccctggcaacgggaatgccctTATATTTGGGTAccctgtatatgcatacaggtaTATATTAgggtgttgcttatttcgtcgaaattaaaattttctatgtctcacccccttaaattgttctctttcactaaaaaacaattagaatttttatttcgttttaggggtcgctactgaatttagaaaatttgaatccttcatacattatgattttttttggtTTCCTCCTATTTGTCCTACCGATCTCTCAATATGGTATTtttctactagtcaaatcagttacttttttagaactgtcaaaacgatttgctaatatggaatttatatgaaacattacatcgtgacgtcacggtcaactcacctactttatatatttctatccgatttgttaaatagaacttgtctttttaaataattgctatctttgtttttctaataattatctggtgctttatttcatgcatggtgtaaaataatttattttaaatacagtataatatccaATTCCACACAGACCCTTGTTAACATGAATTTGGTTCCCAGTTGGTGTGGGCAGCGGCGTAGGCGTGGCGGCGGCGACCGGGCAGCCGCTGCTGACGCCGGCGCCCATGCAGCCCTTCGTGCCCGCCGTGTACCCGCCGCCCCACCACCAGCAGCAACCCGCGCTCCACTACCAACATATGGTGAGTACACTTGCAGCTTCCATTCCTCAACCTGAAGTACTTTTTAAGCCTTGGTCACTTATGGCCCGGACTCCGGCacagtaaaggggcccactgattaacagtctgccggagggtatcggtctgtcagttagaacgaaattttgacagttccgaacaactgacaggccgataccgtccggcggactgttaatcagtgggccccttaaggaaTTATTAAAATGATACTTTTTGTGTACAGTGATCGAAAATTGGGAAAAGTAAACTATATTGTCGATCTCATCAAAAAAGAAATTCTTTGGTTTGGCCGATCGAACAAAACTGGTTATCATTGTTGtatacagtcatcagcaatagtatcttgcacaactagggccgcaaaaatatatgacgcgctcttattgcgctccaaataagaacgtgtcacatatttttgcggccctagttgtgtaagatactattgctgatgactgtacatattacataatagggaatattacgcaaaactgcATAAACGgcgtcactaggtcaatcacatgACCTACCGCGGAACACGACAATCGGAAGTTCGGTTTCtgtttctctatcactcttgcctaaTCGattgataaagaggcagataaagaaatttagatttttgcgtttcgcggtaggccacatgtaaacaaaccgcctaaGCATCATGACTTTgatgaaaacttgtcaaaaaactgttttaatgagttactctatggtttactaaataaattagtgctgcactctggcggcagaacattgcagtaatactccctattacaATAAACGCTTAATAGCTCGTCAATACTAACACATTGTGTATTGTTGCAGCCGAACTTCCAAGTGCGCATGtaccacggcggcggcgtgtcgTCCATGCCGAGCATGGGGTCCATGGGGTCCATGGGGTCCATGAGCATGCCGGAGtacgcgccgcccgcgccctcCCCCGCCGCCGCGTCGCCCGCGCTCTACCCGCCGCCCTCCCCCGCGCACACCCCCCACTCGCACCAGCACCAGCACcagcacacgcacacgcacccCATGCAGCCGCATCCGCATCCCCATCCGCATCCACATCCCCATCCGCACCATCACTACCAGCAGCCGCCTTTCCAGGTCAGTACGAGTATATACTCATTTATTATGTCTCACTTAAGTGTATCTAtcctcttattcataaaactttacgggcccgatttagttaaattatgttttatccctttcttacaaatgcataagtcaaaatgacagataaaatcAATCGATTCATAGCTAACTCAGGTCAGTAACGCGTTAATGAATGACGTCATTAGATAGTGATTGTTAAAAGGCGgtccctatagttcgtttttttagcattagaaagaacttgcaagaaggtaagcgatcttgacatgtcttttaattgaaaaacgctttttaaaaattaaaaactattacttatgaaagcgaaagaatataaatgatcgtattagattcataattgttacatatttgccgtaacttatttttaaaatgtgtttttcaattaaaagtcacatcaagattgtttaccttatttctaatgctaaaaaaaacgaactatagaagtgCTTAAAGTGAACTAAACTGAGAAATTTTATCCatcataaatattaacttaCAAAGTGTGATATCCCTGACCAAAAAAGAATTTTATGCAATGGTTCCTTATCACTAAATAAAAACCACTGCTCTAAGTTATCACAACACACGTTTTGCAGACAATACAGTTTGCacaactttgaaaaaaaaaatgtgctttATATAAAAACTACTGCATTTTACCAGAAAGAACACATCacatctcggagtaattaacaatggagccgccattaacaggcgttcccctctgtcgaaaaaaggcggccaatggtcaaccacatgtcaaccatatgtatggactgacgtttatctgacatgacgtacctatacatttgatgtgcccctcccccgcaaaaaacggcagactattttgtaccgaaaattttagacatggcgtctccgttgttaattactccgagcatCACATCGTATATctatttgttaaaataaaaagcacagGTTTGAGACTACCGCTTTATTCTGCGGTCGTTTCGGCGTATTTCGCTACATTTCGTCTATACGCGCCTACTCTCGCTACCATAACCGAGCTTATAGGCGCGTATAAAaccctaaactgcaaaacgtaattcaagaccaaaaaaagtacgaCAATATTGCCagctgcaataatttgtttgtaaaatagtaaattccttttgataaataatcacgcttagataatttatttattagtacttTTACTCCTACGttttaaaaagtacttttatttatttatttttacgtaaatacaagacgcgctagtaaaaagtggtaACATTCTCtaacttttttggtcttgaattacgttttgcaatATAGTCTGTAACCTGGCTGACTCGCAGTTGTACACTAATCACAATAAACCGATTACGTAAACCAACGGTTTGATGCAGTCAGCTGTAACGTGACGAATTTTATTGCTCATTCTATGAAGCTACGTTGCAGCCAGCGCACAgtcaaatttaattttgaa
Encoded here:
- the LOC134674481 gene encoding uncharacterized protein LOC134674481 encodes the protein MVAAVPAYAMVAAAAAAAQQPPAYLPHPHPLAYGAMGGGAAVAGGAGQHGPLPAQQQRNFRKVGVGSGVGVAAATGQPLLTPAPMQPFVPAVYPPPHHQQQPALHYQHMPNFQVRMYHGGGVSSMPSMGSMGSMGSMSMPEYAPPAPSPAAASPALYPPPSPAHTPHSHQHQHQHTHTHPMQPHPHPHPHPHPHPHHHYQQPPFQVLCPLMGPGGGQHHHHHHVAYLNHAPPTASPPQPHPHQLQLLPGGGGVGGGASTPGLHAHP